The Chloroflexus aggregans DSM 9485 genome segment CATACCAACGCGCACCTTGTGCTCCCTGATCGGCATACTCGTAGGTAAACTCGGCTTGCTCACCGGTAAGTACCGCTTGCAAACCACCTAACACCTCAGGAGCGGCGGTACCCAGCCCAATCGCTGCGCAGGCCACTGCATATTCGACGCCCACCCCAACCGCCGTAACGTCGGTACAGCCATGCTGACGCGCCAATGCGATCCATGCATCATTCACTGCCACAATTTTCCCGTGCTCATCGAGGACCACAATTTCACTAGACAGGGAATTGAGAATGGCAATGCTGAACGCTTCAGCCGCTCGTAACGCCGCTTCAGCCTGTCGCTCGAACGTTACATCACGCAACGTAATCAAGAGCGCATCTTGTCCTTCCCAAACTATCGACAGCACCCGCATTTCAGCGACGGCAAAATCACCGTTAGGGCGCAACACCTCAACCTCCGCGCGCTCACCAACAACGAGCGGTAGCCCAAATAGTTGCCCGTGCAACTCCGCACCGTGACGATTGAGCAACTGTTCGGCTGCCCGATTGAGGAATCGCACTGCGCCACTCTGATCAACAATGATCGCACCATCAGCGTCGTGGCTAACGACTGCGCGTAAGTTTTCTTCGAATGTCGAGGGCGAGGACATCTCGATGCCACCTACATCCGTGTTTTTATTTGATACAAAGCCATCAACTCCCGAACGTGTTCATCTGCCGAAACTACCAACGTTCGTACAATGGCCGGCTGACATTGCCCAATAGCATGATGAAACTATCTACAATTGGTGTCAAGCCGGCCATTGTGAAAATGATCACCTTATTTGTAGTAAATTTTTTATAATTTAGACTGCGCGTAGTGCTTGATTCAGATCGGCTATCAAATCTTCAGGATGCTCCACCCCAACCGATAGCCGAATCATCGCCGGGCCGATCCCGAACTCGAGCCGCTCTTCCGGGTCGACATCGGCATGGGTCATCGTCGCCGGATGCTCGGCGAGCGATTCGGTGCCGCCCAAACTCACCGCCAAATGGATCAGTTGCAGATGGTTGAGGAAGCGAAACGCTTCGGCTTCACCACCGTGCAGATCAAAGGAAATCATCGCTCCCGGCCCCAAACACTGCCGCCGGTAAATGTGGTATTGGGGATCATCACTGTGGAGATGACCTAAATAATAGACCCGTGCCACTTTGGGATGGTTGGCTAAGAAATCGGCTACACGCCGTGCCCCGGCTTGTTGTGCCTCCATCCGCACCTTCAGCGTTTCGAGCGACCGCAAGAGGAGCCAGCCGGTATGCGCGCCCGCCATCGTGCCCATAATCGTGCGCATACCCTTGACCTGTGCGATTAGCTCGCGGCTACCGAGACACACACCGGCAATCACATCACTATGCCCACCAATGTACTTCGTCGCAGAATAGAGTACCAAATCGGCGCCGTGCGCCAATGGATGCTGCCAGAGTGGGCCAAGGAAGGTGTTATCAACCGCAGTGAGTACCCGACGCGGCATACGCTGCGCCAACGCCGCGAAGCCGGCAATATCCACCAGCGCGTTGGTCGGGTTGGCCGGTGTTTCGAGGTAGATCATCCCCACTGCGTCAAACAATCCGGCCCGCCAGAGCTGAGTCTCGACCTGTTCGGGTGAAACGCCTGAGACAAAGCCGTACCGCCGGATGCCAAAGGCCGGCAAAATGTGTTTGAGCAGGTAATCGGTGCCACCGTAGACCGGCTCGCTATGCACAATCACGTCGCCGGGGCGCAGAAACGTCAGCAGGGTCGTGGTAATCGCTGCCATTCCGCTCGCGAACACCGCTGCCACTTCAGCCTGATCCCACAACGTCAGGCGATCTTCCAATATCTCAAGGTCGGGATTGTTATGTCGACTGTAGATCAGCCCAATCTCTTCACCTTCGTGGGGACGGCGCAGACCATAGGCGATCTCAAAAAAGGCTTTCCCCTCTTCTGCCGACTGAAACACAAACGTTGATGTTTGAAAGATCGGACACTTAATCGCACCTTCTGAAAGTGCCGGGATGTAGCCATAGCTCATCATCAGGCTTTCCGGATGCAGCCGATGGCCGTCAATGATGGTTTGTTTACTCTGTTTGGTCATACATGCCTCCCTGCACATGAGCACCATCGCTCTTTTACGGTAGCAATTGTGCAATACTGTAGATAATGAGGCCAACCAAGCCCCCTACAATGGTACCATTAATGCGAATAAATTGCAGATCGCGCCCAAATTGCAATTCAA includes the following:
- a CDS encoding cystathionine gamma-synthase family protein, with the translated sequence MTKQSKQTIIDGHRLHPESLMMSYGYIPALSEGAIKCPIFQTSTFVFQSAEEGKAFFEIAYGLRRPHEGEEIGLIYSRHNNPDLEILEDRLTLWDQAEVAAVFASGMAAITTTLLTFLRPGDVIVHSEPVYGGTDYLLKHILPAFGIRRYGFVSGVSPEQVETQLWRAGLFDAVGMIYLETPANPTNALVDIAGFAALAQRMPRRVLTAVDNTFLGPLWQHPLAHGADLVLYSATKYIGGHSDVIAGVCLGSRELIAQVKGMRTIMGTMAGAHTGWLLLRSLETLKVRMEAQQAGARRVADFLANHPKVARVYYLGHLHSDDPQYHIYRRQCLGPGAMISFDLHGGEAEAFRFLNHLQLIHLAVSLGGTESLAEHPATMTHADVDPEERLEFGIGPAMIRLSVGVEHPEDLIADLNQALRAV
- a CDS encoding PAS domain-containing protein, producing the protein MSSPSTFEENLRAVVSHDADGAIIVDQSGAVRFLNRAAEQLLNRHGAELHGQLFGLPLVVGERAEVEVLRPNGDFAVAEMRVLSIVWEGQDALLITLRDVTFERQAEAALRAAEAFSIAILNSLSSEIVVLDEHGKIVAVNDAWIALARQHGCTDVTAVGVGVEYAVACAAIGLGTAAPEVLGGLQAVLTGEQAEFTYEYADQGAQGARWYALRAVPLRGERRGLVVALQDITAQRRAAHMAAEAALLREQLRQMERELVNVEAISRPDDLVRSRLEPLRLRAPHLFNQGLERYGVLLEEALSNRIHRTPMPSWSVRMLGEWFGSVWATPRDLIEVHLQAMQDRSQYHTPKKLQAYFEEGRLILLELMGHLASYYRTLAAGDVASHDPER